The following is a genomic window from Phycisphaerae bacterium.
CGCAGGGTCCGCGGCGCATCGGGCGGCGCGTTGCGCTTCGTGTGGACGGCGTAGAAGACCTCCTCGACGTCGTAATCGACGCGCGTCACCTGATCGGACAGGATGCCGGCGTCGCTGGCACGCCGCTCGTGCTGCCGCATCTCGCGCGGCGGGAAGACGTGCCCGCAGGCCGGGCAGGTCGCGTAGCCCGCGGCCACCAGCTCGTGGCAGCTTGGGCACTCCTTTACCGGCGCTTCGCCGGCTCCGGGCGGCCGGCCGTCGACACAGAGCTGATCGACCGGCCCATGCCGCAGGACATTGCCGCCGAAATCGAGCACCACGCAGTCCGTCTTGCCCGGGTGCAGCCGGAATCCCCGCCCGACCATCTGGTAATACAGCCCGGGCGAGAGCGTCGGCCGCAGCAGCGCGACGCAGTCGATGTTCGGGGCGTCGAACCCGGTCGTGAGGACGTTGACGTTGACGAGATATTTGAGGTCGCCGCCCCGGAACCGCCGCAGCGTCTCGTCGCGCTCGAACGGCAGCGTGTCGCCGCAGACGAAGCCACACTCCACGCCGTGCCGGTCGTGCAGCACGCGCGCCACGTGCTGGGCGTGCGCCACGCCCGCCGCGAAGATCAGCACGGCCTGGCGTCCCTGCGTGTGTGCGATGATTTCCCGGCACGCGGCCTGGACGAGGTTGTCCTCGTCCATGAGCTGCTCGACCTCGCTGGCGACGTATTCACCGGCGCGGACGTGCAGCTTGTCGGTGTCGGGCTTCTGCGTGCCCGCCTTGGTGCGCAACGGGCACAGGTAGCCCTGCACGATCAGCTCGCGGACGCCAATCTCGTAGCAGACCGCGTTGAGGATGTTCTCCGGCGAACAGATCGTTCCGGTGCGCATCCGGAACGGCGTAGCCGTGA
Proteins encoded in this region:
- a CDS encoding DEAD/DEAH box helicase family protein; protein product: MQLRPYQLEAVAAVYRHLRERDDHPCVVIPTAGGKTPVVAHICRDAVQLWGGKVLVLAHVKELLEQAAEKLRAVAPDLPFGLYSAGLKRRDLGYAVTVAGIQSVYQRAADIGRVDLVIVDEAHLIPPDGEGMYRTLLADMLRINPQMRVIGFTATPFRMRTGTICSPENILNAVCYEIGVRELIVQGYLCPLRTKAGTQKPDTDKLHVRAGEYVASEVEQLMDEDNLVQAACREIIAHTQGRQAVLIFAAGVAHAQHVARVLHDRHGVECGFVCGDTLPFERDETLRRFRGGDLKYLVNVNVLTTGFDAPNIDCVALLRPTLSPGLYYQMVGRGFRLHPGKTDCVVLDFGGNVLRHGPVDQLCVDGRPPGAGEAPVKECPSCHELVAAGYATCPACGHVFPPREMRQHERRASDAGILSDQVTRVDYDVEEVFYAVHTKRNAPPDAPRTLR